One window from the genome of Cyclobacterium amurskyense encodes:
- a CDS encoding phosphatidylserine decarboxylase family protein gives MTIHKEGRSLLFWMLIVLAGINFAINYLIPLEELVINLVLIGSIILYLTVLQFFRNPAIPIPNDPELIYAPADGKVVVIEKTMEEEYLKEDRIQISIFMSPINVHVNRSPINGILKYFKYHPGKYLVAWHPKSSTENERTSLVIEHPNGIQLMMRQIAGAMARRIKWYVKEGDPMAQGIEFGFIKFGSRVDVFVPLDAEILVDIDQKTKGGITPIAKFKS, from the coding sequence ATGACCATTCATAAAGAAGGAAGATCATTATTATTTTGGATGTTAATTGTTTTGGCAGGAATCAACTTTGCTATCAATTATTTAATCCCTTTAGAAGAACTAGTCATTAACTTGGTGCTAATTGGTAGCATAATTCTATATTTGACCGTTTTACAATTCTTCAGAAACCCAGCAATCCCTATTCCAAACGACCCTGAATTGATCTATGCACCTGCTGATGGTAAGGTCGTAGTAATCGAAAAAACAATGGAGGAGGAATACCTTAAGGAAGATAGAATTCAGATATCTATATTTATGTCTCCCATAAATGTTCATGTCAACAGATCTCCGATTAATGGCATCCTAAAATATTTCAAATACCATCCTGGAAAATACCTCGTAGCCTGGCATCCTAAATCCAGCACTGAGAATGAACGAACATCACTGGTAATAGAACATCCCAATGGTATACAACTAATGATGCGCCAAATTGCAGGGGCCATGGCAAGAAGAATCAAATGGTATGTAAAAGAAGGTGATCCTATGGCTCAAGGCATTGAATTTGGTTTCATTAAGTTTGGATCAAGAGTGGATGTCTTCGTCCCTTTAGACGCTGAAATATTGGTAGACATTGACCAGAAAACCAAAGGAGGAATAACCCCTATTGCAAAATTCAAATCATAA
- a CDS encoding response regulator transcription factor, producing the protein MTNITKILLADDHKLFAAGIERLLTNEPDFSVEKVVHNGKEALAALEANRVDLVITDMNMPGLNGLDILNHIKKKRWKVKTIVLSMYDDEEIFKKCIKQGVNAYVLKNADPEELIYTIREVMEDRYLANFDHVLNQAEEGDEFEQYDHFKATFKLSKRELEILKWIVKGKTNKEIASELYLSIYTVETHRKHLHQKLNVSSVTELVKKALDMGI; encoded by the coding sequence ATGACGAACATAACTAAGATATTACTAGCAGACGATCATAAATTATTTGCAGCTGGAATAGAAAGATTACTTACAAATGAGCCCGATTTTAGTGTAGAAAAAGTTGTGCATAATGGCAAGGAAGCATTGGCCGCATTGGAAGCAAATAGGGTTGATTTGGTTATTACCGACATGAACATGCCTGGGCTCAATGGCCTTGATATTCTAAACCATATTAAGAAAAAGAGATGGAAAGTAAAAACGATTGTCCTTTCCATGTATGATGATGAAGAAATCTTTAAGAAGTGTATTAAACAAGGTGTAAATGCTTATGTACTTAAGAATGCAGATCCTGAAGAGTTGATATATACCATTCGTGAGGTGATGGAAGACAGGTACCTGGCCAATTTTGACCATGTGTTAAATCAAGCAGAGGAGGGAGATGAGTTTGAGCAATATGACCATTTTAAAGCCACATTTAAACTTTCCAAAAGAGAACTGGAGATTTTAAAGTGGATTGTGAAAGGGAAAACCAATAAGGAAATTGCCAGTGAATTGTATCTAAGCATTTACACTGTAGAGACCCACCGAAAACATCTTCATCAAAAATTAAACGTTTCTTCAGTTACAGAGCTCGTAAAAAAAGCCTTGGATATGGGCATATAG
- a CDS encoding sensor histidine kinase, with translation MIEDDSLQTFFAILTGVVLMVIMAAFIIAIVIVHRQRQIKNRHKIQIIKADFKNTILNAEKEIREHTLQYVSQELHDNIGQLLSLTKLVLNNPDPASVYEGKKLINQIIKEVRSLSRSINKDYINDVKFEEFLEEELGKIQKSGFCEVSFQKEGNPIVFVESDKKLVLIRLVQECLNNAIKHASPTLISITIINKENRLILGIKDDGDGFDMTTVSQGLGLRNIHSRVEAIGGKVKIDSSIGKGTEIEIELENDEHN, from the coding sequence GTGATTGAAGACGATTCTTTACAAACCTTTTTTGCTATTCTTACAGGTGTGGTGCTTATGGTTATTATGGCAGCATTTATCATTGCCATAGTCATCGTTCATAGGCAGAGACAGATTAAAAACAGGCATAAAATTCAAATTATCAAAGCTGATTTCAAGAATACAATTTTGAATGCTGAAAAGGAAATTAGGGAACATACCCTTCAGTATGTCAGTCAAGAGTTACATGACAATATTGGTCAGTTATTGTCTTTGACAAAATTGGTGCTAAATAACCCAGACCCGGCCTCTGTTTATGAAGGCAAAAAGTTGATCAATCAAATTATAAAAGAGGTCCGTAGCCTTTCTCGATCAATCAACAAGGATTATATCAACGATGTGAAGTTTGAAGAATTTCTTGAAGAAGAGCTTGGGAAAATTCAGAAAAGTGGTTTTTGCGAAGTGTCTTTTCAAAAAGAAGGAAACCCAATAGTATTCGTTGAAAGTGATAAAAAGCTTGTTCTTATCCGCTTGGTTCAGGAATGCCTGAACAATGCCATAAAACATGCTTCACCAACATTGATTTCGATTACAATTATAAATAAAGAAAATAGATTAATATTAGGCATTAAAGACGATGGAGATGGCTTTGACATGACAACCGTTTCTCAGGGGTTGGGACTGAGGAATATCCATTCCAGAGTCGAGGCTATTGGAGGTAAAGTGAAGATTGATTCAAGTATAGGTAAGGGGACGGAGATAGAAATAGAATTGGAAAATGACGAACATAACTAA